A genomic region of Noviherbaspirillum sp. L7-7A contains the following coding sequences:
- a CDS encoding response regulator: protein MTTPTENVALKIMVIDDSSTIRRSAEIFLGQAGYQTVLAEDGFDALAKMNDHNPALIFCDILMPRLDGYQTCSLIRKSARFHSTPVVMLSSKDGLFDRARGAMVGSNAYLTKPFTKDSLLRTVREYTAAAVSR from the coding sequence ATGACAACACCTACTGAAAACGTCGCCCTGAAAATCATGGTGATCGACGACAGCAGCACGATCCGACGGTCGGCAGAGATTTTCCTGGGGCAGGCCGGGTACCAGACCGTTCTGGCGGAAGACGGTTTCGACGCGCTGGCGAAAATGAATGACCACAATCCGGCGCTGATCTTCTGCGACATTCTGATGCCACGTCTGGACGGCTATCAGACCTGCTCGCTGATCAGGAAAAGCGCGCGGTTCCATTCAACGCCCGTCGTCATGCTGTCCTCCAAGGACGGCCTGTTCGACCGTGCGCGCGGCGCCATGGTCGGTTCAAACGCCTATCTCACCAAGCCGTTCACCAAAGACAGCCTGCTGCGCACGGTGCGCGAATACACGGCAGCCGCGGTCTCCCGGTAG
- a CDS encoding ANTAR domain-containing protein produces MTDSKLLRIVVVNSLVPTDGADAAAIERAERARTLRISLLEAGYNILAALPPDARLQEQIAHLQPDVIIVDAQSDAALKEVVSATTNAPRPIICFSEDGDRDRMHAALEAGVSAYVAAGLSADWVKAVLDVAVARFEVDRKLRDELSETRMKLAERKVIERAKGLLMERHRCSEDDAYRKLRRLAMDKNLKLSDVAQRMIDVADLLI; encoded by the coding sequence ATGACCGATTCGAAACTGCTGCGTATTGTCGTTGTCAATTCCCTGGTTCCCACCGACGGCGCGGATGCCGCCGCCATCGAGCGGGCCGAGCGCGCCCGCACCCTGCGCATCAGCCTGCTCGAAGCCGGCTACAACATCCTGGCCGCGCTGCCGCCGGATGCCAGGCTGCAGGAGCAGATCGCGCACCTGCAGCCGGACGTGATCATCGTCGACGCCCAGTCCGACGCCGCCCTGAAGGAAGTGGTGTCGGCCACCACCAATGCGCCGCGGCCCATCATCTGCTTTTCCGAGGACGGCGACCGCGACCGCATGCATGCGGCGCTGGAGGCGGGCGTATCGGCCTATGTCGCCGCCGGCCTGTCGGCGGACTGGGTCAAGGCCGTGCTGGACGTGGCCGTGGCGCGTTTCGAGGTGGACCGGAAGCTGCGCGACGAGCTCTCCGAAACCCGCATGAAGCTGGCCGAGCGCAAGGTAATCGAGCGCGCCAAGGGCCTGCTGATGGAGCGCCACCGCTGCAGCGAGGACGACGCCTACCGCAAGCTGCGCCGCCTGGCCATGGACAAGAACCTGAAGCTGTCCGATGTGGCGCAGCGCATGATCGACGTGGCCGACCTGCTCATTTGA
- a CDS encoding response regulator has translation MAIQKILVVDDSPTERYFLSDILIKHGFSVSTAENGEEALLKVKADRPQLILMDVVMPGQNGFQVTRAISRNPETQDVPIIMCTSKGQETDRIWGLRQGARDYIVKPVDPQELLAKIAALG, from the coding sequence ATGGCCATACAAAAAATTCTGGTAGTCGATGATTCGCCGACAGAGCGTTACTTTCTGTCTGACATCCTGATCAAGCACGGCTTCTCCGTCTCCACCGCCGAAAACGGCGAGGAAGCGCTGCTGAAGGTCAAGGCCGACCGGCCGCAACTGATTCTCATGGACGTGGTGATGCCGGGCCAGAACGGCTTTCAGGTCACCCGCGCCATCAGCCGCAATCCTGAAACCCAGGATGTGCCCATCATCATGTGCACCAGCAAGGGCCAGGAAACCGATCGCATCTGGGGCCTGCGCCAGGGCGCCCGCGACTACATCGTCAAGCCAGTCGATCCCCAGGAATTGCTGGCAAAAATAGCGGCGCTTGGCTAA
- a CDS encoding DUF4136 domain-containing protein: MYLPGQMARRLLPWLAILLALMLAGCAGTIVRSEVTAFHEWPTDTGEKSYTFRRDTAQANDLEYRNYENLVRAELQRLGFAESERGRLNVSLDYHVDARDMRVVEPVVVDPWYGPGFFGRYRYPYGFYSPFADPFWFGPPVVQPVERRFVVYSRQLKITIGRAADGRNLYQATVNSQGQTPSLATVMPAMVKSAFADFPGPSGVPRVLELKVEPAN, translated from the coding sequence ATGTATCTTCCTGGCCAAATGGCGCGGCGGCTTCTGCCGTGGCTCGCAATCCTGCTTGCGCTGATGCTTGCCGGCTGCGCCGGCACCATCGTGCGCAGCGAGGTTACGGCGTTTCATGAATGGCCTACTGACACGGGCGAGAAAAGCTACACCTTCCGGCGCGACACTGCACAGGCCAACGACCTGGAATACCGCAATTATGAAAACCTGGTGCGCGCCGAACTGCAGCGCCTGGGCTTTGCCGAGTCGGAACGCGGACGCCTGAACGTCAGCCTCGATTACCACGTCGATGCACGCGACATGCGGGTGGTCGAGCCGGTGGTGGTCGACCCCTGGTATGGACCGGGCTTCTTTGGCCGGTATCGCTATCCCTACGGCTTTTACAGCCCGTTCGCCGATCCGTTCTGGTTTGGCCCGCCGGTGGTGCAGCCGGTGGAGCGGCGCTTCGTCGTCTACAGCCGGCAGCTGAAGATCACGATCGGCCGCGCCGCCGATGGCCGCAACCTGTATCAGGCGACGGTCAACAGCCAGGGCCAGACGCCATCGCTGGCAACCGTCATGCCCGCCATGGTGAAGAGCGCCTTCGCCGACTTTCCCGGACCCAGCGGCGTGCCGCGTGTGCTGGAGCTCAAGGTCGAGCCCGCCAACTGA
- the plsY gene encoding glycerol-3-phosphate 1-O-acyltransferase PlsY: MHTVLFAVAAYLIGSISFAVVCSRLFGIADPRTYGSKNPGATNVLRSGNKKAAIATLIGDCAKGWFAVWLAIRLGPQFGVEEGGIALVAIAVFLGHLWPVFFRFVGGKGVATALGVLLGLNVWLGLGTLATWLIIAYAFRYSSLAALVSSLFAPFFYVLLFGVDVQLLAVVAMSVLLVYRHGKNIANLISGKESRIGSKKS, from the coding sequence ATGCATACCGTTCTGTTCGCCGTTGCCGCCTATCTGATCGGCTCCATTTCCTTTGCCGTAGTATGCAGCCGGCTGTTCGGCATCGCCGATCCGCGCACCTACGGCTCGAAAAATCCAGGCGCGACCAATGTGCTGCGCAGCGGCAACAAAAAAGCGGCCATCGCCACGCTGATCGGCGATTGCGCAAAGGGCTGGTTCGCGGTCTGGCTGGCCATCCGCCTGGGGCCGCAGTTCGGCGTGGAGGAGGGCGGCATTGCGCTGGTGGCGATCGCGGTCTTTCTCGGCCACCTGTGGCCGGTGTTCTTCCGCTTTGTCGGCGGCAAGGGGGTGGCTACTGCGCTGGGCGTGCTGCTGGGACTGAATGTCTGGCTGGGGCTGGGAACGCTGGCCACCTGGCTGATCATCGCCTATGCCTTCCGCTATTCATCGCTGGCGGCGCTGGTATCCAGCCTGTTTGCGCCATTCTTCTATGTGCTGCTGTTCGGCGTCGATGTGCAATTGCTGGCGGTGGTGGCGATGAGCGTGCTGCTGGTCTACCGGCATGGCAAGAATATCGCCAACCTGATCAGCGGCAAGGAAAGCCGCATCGGCAGCAAGAAGTCGTAG
- the hemL gene encoding glutamate-1-semialdehyde 2,1-aminomutase, with protein MTSNNDILFERAQRTTPGGVNSPVRAFRSVGGTPRFITRAAGPYFWDADDRRYIDYIGSWGPAIVGHAHPTVIKAVQEAAERGLSFGAPTEGEVLMAEEICRLVPSLEQVRLVSSGTEAAMSALRLARGATGRDLVVKFEGCYHGHADSLLVKAGSGLLTFGNPTSSGVPEDFARHTMVLDFNDPQQLEDTFARVGDRIACVIVEPVAGNMNLLPATPEFLQTMRRLCSRHGALLLFDEVMSGFRVALGGAQSIYNITPDMTVLGKVIGGGLPVAAFGGRADLMKHLAPLGGVYQAGTLSGNPVAVAAGMTTLKLIQAPGFYEALSTQTARLVAGMTEAARAAGVPFCGDSVGGMFGIYFAQAVPRSYAEMMKCDKSAFNAFFHAMLDAGVYLAPSAFEAGFLSAQHDDAVVDATVEAARTAFAAIA; from the coding sequence ATGACCTCGAATAACGACATCCTGTTTGAACGCGCCCAGCGCACCACGCCAGGCGGCGTCAATTCCCCGGTGCGCGCCTTCCGTTCCGTGGGCGGAACGCCGCGCTTCATCACCCGCGCCGCCGGCCCCTATTTCTGGGATGCCGACGACCGCCGCTACATCGACTACATCGGCTCCTGGGGGCCGGCCATCGTCGGCCATGCCCATCCGACCGTGATCAAGGCGGTGCAGGAAGCCGCCGAGCGCGGCCTGTCCTTCGGCGCGCCGACCGAGGGCGAGGTGCTGATGGCCGAGGAAATCTGCCGACTGGTGCCTTCGCTGGAGCAGGTGCGGCTGGTGTCCTCGGGCACCGAGGCGGCCATGAGCGCGCTGCGCCTGGCGCGCGGCGCCACCGGTCGCGACCTGGTGGTGAAGTTCGAGGGCTGTTACCACGGCCATGCCGATTCTCTGCTGGTCAAGGCCGGCAGCGGCCTGCTGACCTTCGGCAATCCGACCTCGTCGGGCGTGCCGGAAGACTTCGCCCGCCACACCATGGTGCTGGACTTCAATGACCCGCAGCAGCTGGAAGACACCTTTGCCAGGGTCGGCGACCGCATTGCCTGCGTGATCGTCGAGCCGGTGGCGGGCAACATGAACCTGCTGCCGGCCACGCCGGAATTCCTGCAGACCATGCGCCGCCTCTGCAGCAGGCACGGCGCGCTGCTGCTGTTCGACGAGGTGATGTCGGGCTTCCGGGTGGCGCTGGGTGGCGCGCAGTCGATCTACAACATCACGCCCGACATGACGGTGCTGGGCAAGGTCATCGGCGGCGGCCTGCCGGTGGCAGCCTTCGGCGGACGCGCCGACCTCATGAAGCACCTGGCGCCGCTGGGCGGCGTGTACCAGGCCGGCACCCTGTCGGGCAATCCGGTGGCGGTGGCGGCCGGCATGACGACGCTGAAGCTGATCCAGGCGCCCGGCTTCTACGAGGCATTGTCGACCCAGACCGCACGCCTGGTGGCAGGCATGACGGAAGCGGCGCGGGCGGCCGGCGTGCCGTTCTGCGGCGACTCGGTGGGCGGCATGTTCGGCATCTATTTCGCCCAGGCGGTGCCGCGCTCCTATGCCGAGATGATGAAGTGCGACAAGAGCGCCTTCAATGCCTTCTTCCATGCGATGCTGGACGCCGGCGTCTACCTGGCGCCATCGGCGTTCGAGGCCGGCTTCCTCTCCGCGCAGCATGACGATGCGGTGGTGGATGCCACCGTGGAAGCGGCCCGCACCGCCTTTGCCGCCATCGCCTGA
- the tsaD gene encoding tRNA (adenosine(37)-N6)-threonylcarbamoyltransferase complex transferase subunit TsaD — protein MIVLGVESSCDETGLALYDTQRGLLSHALHSQVAMHEQYGGVVPELASRDHIRRALPLLEQVLADGGADRHAIDAIAYTQGPGLAGALLVGASVACGLGLALDKPVLGVHHLEGHLLSPLLASEPPEFPFVALLVSGGHTQLMRVDGVGRYMLLGETVDDAAGEAFDKSAKLLGLGYPGGPAISRLAEFGDPGVYTLPRPMLHSKNLNFSFSGLKTAVLTLVKNNITNICEQDKANVARAFVDAIVEVLVAKCLAALKQTGLKRLVIAGGVGANRQLREALNAAAARKRFRVFYPELEFCTDNGAMIAFAGAMRLQLQPEAAQKDYAFNVRPRWPLDELRI, from the coding sequence ATGATAGTCCTCGGCGTCGAATCCTCCTGCGATGAAACCGGCCTGGCCCTGTATGACACGCAGCGCGGCCTGCTGTCCCATGCCCTGCATTCCCAGGTAGCCATGCATGAACAATATGGCGGCGTGGTGCCGGAACTGGCGTCGCGCGACCATATCCGGCGCGCGCTGCCGCTGCTGGAGCAGGTGCTGGCCGATGGCGGCGCCGACCGCCACGCGATCGATGCCATCGCCTACACCCAGGGCCCCGGCCTGGCCGGCGCGCTGCTGGTCGGCGCCTCCGTCGCCTGCGGCCTCGGCCTGGCGCTGGACAAGCCGGTGCTGGGCGTGCATCACCTGGAAGGCCATCTGCTGTCGCCGCTCCTGGCCAGCGAGCCGCCGGAATTTCCCTTCGTGGCGCTGCTGGTATCGGGCGGCCACACCCAGCTGATGCGGGTCGATGGCGTGGGCCGCTACATGCTCTTGGGCGAGACGGTGGACGATGCGGCTGGCGAAGCTTTCGACAAGTCGGCCAAGCTGCTGGGCCTGGGCTATCCGGGCGGTCCGGCGATTTCGCGGCTGGCGGAATTCGGCGATCCGGGCGTCTACACTTTGCCGCGGCCGATGCTGCATTCGAAGAATCTCAACTTCAGCTTTTCCGGGCTCAAGACCGCGGTGCTGACGCTGGTGAAGAACAACATCACCAATATCTGCGAGCAGGACAAGGCCAACGTGGCGCGGGCCTTCGTGGATGCGATCGTGGAAGTGCTGGTGGCGAAATGCCTGGCCGCGCTGAAGCAGACCGGGCTGAAGCGGCTGGTGATTGCCGGCGGCGTCGGCGCCAACCGCCAGCTGCGGGAAGCGCTGAATGCGGCTGCTGCCAGGAAGCGCTTCCGGGTGTTTTATCCGGAACTGGAGTTCTGCACCGACAATGGCGCAATGATCGCCTTTGCCGGCGCGATGCGGCTGCAATTGCAGCCGGAAGCGGCGCAGAAGGACTATGCCTTCAATGTGCGGCCGCGCTGGCCGCTGGATGAACTGCGTATTTGA
- a CDS encoding hydroxymethylpyrimidine/phosphomethylpyrimidine kinase produces the protein MQNQTSPLVMSFNVADPVGATGIQADLASFAAMGCHGLSVVTALAVGDTARVEDAQTIEADWVSDQARVMLEDMPVSAFKVGYLGGIENVSVIAEIVSDYPDIALVLDPFSSRMPDLGSDGEDLLVAVRELLVPQTTLLLLSAVELSRLAETWREPSSRDMLADDAMHLVDMGCEYVFVTNAPDDVQKVANSLFNESGRVRHDSWARQPGAFSGAGSTLSATIAAMLANGLDVPEAVLEAQEFIVAALAHAGRMGMGKLIPDRLFWARDTDEMA, from the coding sequence GTGCAAAACCAAACTTCTCCGCTCGTGATGAGCTTCAATGTCGCCGATCCGGTCGGCGCGACCGGCATACAGGCCGACCTGGCTTCGTTCGCCGCGATGGGCTGCCATGGCCTTTCCGTCGTGACCGCGCTTGCCGTGGGCGATACCGCCCGCGTCGAGGATGCGCAGACCATCGAGGCCGACTGGGTGTCGGACCAGGCCCGGGTCATGCTGGAGGACATGCCGGTGTCGGCCTTCAAGGTCGGCTACCTGGGCGGCATCGAGAATGTCTCGGTGATTGCCGAGATCGTTTCCGACTATCCCGACATTGCGCTGGTGCTGGACCCCTTCTCCAGCCGCATGCCCGACCTCGGCAGCGACGGCGAGGACCTGCTGGTGGCCGTGCGCGAACTGCTGGTGCCGCAGACCACCCTGCTGCTGCTGTCGGCGGTGGAACTGTCGCGGCTGGCCGAAACCTGGCGCGAGCCCAGCAGCCGCGACATGCTGGCCGACGATGCGATGCACCTGGTCGACATGGGCTGCGAATACGTGTTCGTGACCAATGCGCCGGATGACGTGCAGAAGGTGGCCAACAGCCTGTTCAACGAGTCCGGCCGGGTGCGGCACGACAGCTGGGCGCGCCAGCCCGGCGCCTTCAGCGGCGCCGGCAGCACGCTGTCGGCCACCATCGCGGCGATGCTGGCCAATGGCCTGGATGTGCCGGAAGCCGTGCTGGAAGCGCAGGAATTCATCGTAGCTGCCCTCGCCCATGCCGGCCGGATGGGCATGGGCAAGCTGATACCGGACCGCCTGTTCTGGGCCCGCGACACCGACGAAATGGCCTGA
- a CDS encoding ABC transporter ATP-binding protein, with product MDNRKFIEIQDAHMSFNTRNGVFQALRDINLTVAKGEFITLIGHSGCGKSTLLNLIAGLLKASGGALLCANREIAGPAPERAVVFQNHSLLPWLTCFENVYLAVERVFGASESRAQLKERTNAALAMVGLAHAAQKRPNEISGGMKQRVGIARALSMEPKVLLMDEPFGALDALTRAHLQDELLKIVARTSSTVVMVTHDVDEAVLLSDRIVMMTNGPAATIGEILPVELERPRERVALAQDARYSQYRTAVLEFLYHRQAHPAKEAA from the coding sequence ATGGACAACCGGAAATTCATTGAGATCCAGGACGCGCACATGTCCTTCAACACCCGCAACGGCGTGTTCCAGGCGCTGCGCGACATCAACCTGACCGTGGCCAAGGGCGAATTCATTACCCTGATCGGGCACTCGGGCTGCGGCAAGTCCACGTTGCTGAACCTGATCGCCGGCCTGCTCAAGGCCAGCGGCGGCGCGCTGCTGTGCGCCAACCGCGAGATCGCCGGCCCGGCGCCGGAACGGGCGGTGGTGTTCCAGAACCATTCGCTGCTGCCCTGGCTGACCTGCTTCGAAAACGTCTACCTGGCGGTGGAACGGGTATTCGGCGCCAGCGAGAGCCGCGCGCAGCTGAAGGAGCGCACCAATGCCGCGCTGGCGATGGTGGGCCTGGCCCATGCGGCCCAGAAGCGTCCCAATGAAATCTCCGGCGGCATGAAGCAGCGCGTCGGCATTGCGCGCGCGCTGTCGATGGAGCCCAAGGTGCTGCTGATGGACGAGCCCTTCGGCGCGCTCGATGCGCTGACCCGCGCCCACCTGCAGGACGAGCTGCTGAAGATCGTCGCCCGCACCAGTTCCACCGTGGTGATGGTCACCCATGATGTCGACGAGGCGGTGCTGCTGTCGGACCGCATCGTGATGATGACCAATGGCCCGGCGGCCACCATCGGCGAAATCCTGCCGGTGGAACTGGAGCGGCCAAGGGAGCGGGTGGCGCTGGCGCAGGATGCGCGTTATTCGCAGTACCGCACCGCGGTGCTGGAATTCCTGTACCACCGGCAGGCGCACCCGGCCAAGGAAGCGGCCTGA
- a CDS encoding CmpA/NrtA family ABC transporter substrate-binding protein, with protein MTAKADKSSLTRRGMLKAGAAAGLAGAFSALSTRGAWAAGSDKPEKEEVKVGFIPLTDCASVVMASVLGIDRKYGIRITPSKEASWPGVRDKLVNGELDAAHVLYGLIYGVHLGVSGPKKDMAVLMTLNNNGQAITLSKKLVDKGAVDGPSLAKLMKAEKREYTFAQTFPTGTHAMWLYYWLAANGIDPMKDAKIITVPPPQMVANMRVGNMDGYCVGEPWGHRAIADGIGITAITTQDIWRDHPEKVLGTSAEWVKKYPNTARALTAAVLEASKWIDASLSNKNKMAETIADKSYVNTSVDVINQRILGRYQNGLGKTWDDPNYMKFFNDGAVNFPYLSDGMWFLTQHKRWGLLKNDVDYLAVAKQINQIDLYKDAAGMAKVSVPKDAMRSSKLMDGAVWDGKNPQAYAASFNIKV; from the coding sequence ATGACAGCGAAAGCAGACAAATCATCATTGACCCGCCGCGGCATGCTCAAGGCGGGCGCCGCGGCCGGCCTCGCCGGCGCCTTCAGCGCCTTATCCACCCGCGGCGCCTGGGCCGCCGGCTCGGACAAGCCGGAAAAGGAAGAGGTCAAGGTCGGCTTCATTCCGCTGACTGACTGCGCCTCGGTGGTGATGGCATCGGTGCTGGGCATCGACAGGAAATACGGCATCAGGATCACGCCCTCCAAGGAGGCTTCCTGGCCGGGCGTGCGCGACAAGCTGGTCAATGGCGAGCTCGACGCCGCCCATGTGCTGTATGGCCTGATCTATGGCGTGCACCTGGGCGTATCGGGCCCGAAGAAGGACATGGCGGTGCTGATGACCCTGAATAACAATGGCCAGGCAATCACGCTGTCGAAGAAGCTGGTCGACAAGGGCGCGGTCGACGGCCCATCGCTGGCCAAGCTGATGAAGGCCGAGAAGCGCGAATACACCTTCGCCCAGACCTTCCCGACCGGCACCCATGCGATGTGGCTGTACTACTGGCTGGCGGCCAACGGCATCGACCCGATGAAGGATGCCAAGATCATCACGGTGCCGCCGCCGCAAATGGTGGCCAATATGCGGGTCGGCAACATGGACGGCTACTGCGTCGGCGAGCCCTGGGGCCACCGCGCCATCGCCGACGGCATCGGCATCACCGCCATCACTACCCAGGACATCTGGCGCGACCATCCCGAGAAGGTGCTGGGCACCAGCGCCGAGTGGGTGAAGAAATACCCCAACACGGCGCGCGCGCTCACGGCCGCGGTGCTGGAAGCCAGCAAGTGGATCGATGCGTCGCTGTCGAACAAGAACAAGATGGCGGAAACCATCGCCGACAAGTCCTATGTGAACACCTCGGTGGACGTGATCAACCAGCGCATCCTCGGCCGCTACCAGAACGGCCTGGGCAAGACCTGGGACGACCCGAACTACATGAAGTTCTTCAACGACGGCGCGGTGAACTTCCCCTACCTGTCCGACGGCATGTGGTTCCTGACCCAGCACAAGCGCTGGGGCTTGCTGAAGAACGACGTCGACTACCTGGCCGTGGCCAAACAGATCAACCAGATCGACCTCTACAAGGACGCCGCCGGCATGGCCAAGGTCAGCGTGCCCAAGGACGCCATGCGCAGCAGCAAGCTGATGGATGGCGCGGTATGGGACGGCAAGAATCCGCAGGCCTATGCGGCCTCCTTCAACATCAAGGTCTGA
- the ntrB gene encoding nitrate ABC transporter permease, which produces MSAVMKSLDPLNPLDPHATPGAANPAGQAVVSVPAAPAQKPAARARPAGTPWRLRLRTLAGVVLPPVLGIAFLVLIWQIVSVSSSGIPSPLATLDEAVKIFSDPFYSKSPNDQGIGWNLLASLQRVAVGFGLAAAVGIPAGFLIGRFRILAAMFNPIISILKPVSPLAWLPIGLLVFKAANPASIWAIFICSIWPMIINTAVGVQRVPQDYMNVARVLNLSEWKILTRILFPSVLPYMLTGVRLSIGTAWLVIVAAEMLTGGVGIGFWVWDEWNNLNVPHIIIAIFAIGLVGLVLEQALVMLARAFTYEDVKN; this is translated from the coding sequence ATGAGCGCTGTGATGAAATCCCTCGACCCTCTCAACCCCCTCGATCCCCATGCCACGCCCGGCGCCGCCAACCCGGCCGGCCAGGCCGTGGTGTCCGTCCCGGCCGCCCCGGCGCAAAAGCCTGCAGCCCGCGCCAGGCCTGCCGGCACGCCCTGGCGGCTGCGCCTGCGCACGCTGGCCGGCGTGGTGCTGCCGCCGGTGCTGGGCATCGCCTTCCTGGTGCTGATCTGGCAGATCGTCTCGGTCAGCAGCAGCGGCATTCCGTCGCCGCTGGCAACGCTGGACGAAGCGGTCAAGATCTTTTCCGACCCGTTCTACAGCAAGAGCCCGAATGACCAGGGCATAGGCTGGAACCTGCTGGCCTCGCTGCAGCGGGTGGCGGTAGGCTTTGGCCTGGCGGCCGCGGTCGGCATCCCGGCAGGCTTTCTGATCGGCCGCTTCCGCATCCTGGCCGCGATGTTCAACCCCATCATCTCGATACTCAAGCCAGTGTCGCCGCTGGCCTGGCTGCCGATTGGCCTTTTGGTATTCAAGGCCGCCAACCCGGCATCGATCTGGGCCATCTTCATCTGCTCGATCTGGCCCATGATCATCAACACCGCGGTCGGCGTGCAGCGGGTGCCGCAGGACTACATGAACGTGGCGCGGGTGCTGAACCTGTCGGAATGGAAGATCCTGACCCGGATCCTGTTCCCGTCGGTGCTGCCCTACATGCTGACCGGCGTTCGCCTGTCCATCGGCACCGCCTGGCTGGTCATCGTGGCGGCGGAAATGCTGACCGGCGGCGTCGGCATCGGCTTCTGGGTGTGGGACGAATGGAACAACCTCAATGTGCCGCACATCATCATCGCCATCTTCGCCATCGGCCTGGTCGGCCTGGTGCTGGAGCAGGCGCTGGTCATGCTGGCCCGCGCATTCACCTACGAAGATGTCAAGAACTGA
- a CDS encoding chemotaxis protein CheW produces MASLQPAQQNASSTTQNTSDRAGRRARLRDYQTHLVDRMQAARSGAELHRNQLGVMIGTSRLLLDLKQAGEIMTIAGITPVPLTQDWYRGLVNVRGNLIGVIDLARFQGEEATAITKESRIVAFAPLLGFNCGLLVSRVLGLRSSDDMALKNPAAAADNASWLGRQHVDQEAQEWTELDLSLITRDSRFLHVGS; encoded by the coding sequence ATGGCCAGCCTCCAGCCCGCGCAGCAGAACGCTTCCTCGACGACGCAGAACACGTCCGACCGCGCCGGCCGGCGGGCGCGGCTGCGCGACTACCAGACGCATCTGGTCGATCGCATGCAGGCCGCGCGCAGCGGCGCCGAACTCCATCGCAACCAGCTTGGCGTGATGATCGGCACAAGCCGTCTTCTGCTCGACCTGAAGCAGGCCGGCGAAATCATGACTATCGCCGGCATCACGCCGGTGCCTCTCACGCAGGACTGGTACCGCGGCCTCGTCAACGTCCGCGGCAACCTGATCGGCGTGATCGATCTTGCCCGTTTCCAGGGCGAGGAAGCCACTGCCATCACCAAGGAAAGCCGTATCGTGGCCTTCGCGCCGTTGCTTGGTTTCAACTGCGGGCTGCTGGTGTCGCGCGTGCTCGGCCTGCGCAGCAGCGACGACATGGCGTTAAAGAATCCGGCCGCGGCTGCCGATAATGCGTCATGGCTGGGCCGGCAGCATGTGGACCAGGAGGCGCAGGAATGGACTGAGCTGGATCTTTCCCTGATCACGCGGGACTCCCGATTTTTGCATGTAGGTTCATGA
- a CDS encoding aminoacyl-tRNA deacylase has translation MSRKEHISETPATQYLRRQRIVFSEHPYQYEEHGGTTVSARELGVNEHQVVKTLVMQDEAGKPLIVLMHGDCKVSTKNLARQIGCKSVEPCAPEVAQRHSGYQVGGTSPFGTRKTMPVYVEQGILGLERIYINGGRRGYLVGLDPAVLPTILPVTAVSCALAGQ, from the coding sequence ATGAGCAGGAAAGAGCATATCTCCGAGACCCCGGCCACCCAGTATCTGCGGCGCCAGCGCATTGTCTTTTCGGAACACCCCTATCAATACGAGGAACATGGCGGCACCACCGTGTCGGCGCGCGAGCTGGGCGTGAATGAACATCAGGTGGTCAAGACCCTGGTGATGCAGGACGAGGCCGGCAAGCCGCTGATCGTGCTGATGCATGGCGACTGCAAGGTATCGACCAAGAACCTGGCGCGCCAGATCGGCTGCAAGTCGGTCGAACCCTGCGCGCCCGAGGTGGCGCAGCGCCATTCCGGCTACCAGGTGGGCGGCACCTCGCCGTTCGGCACCCGCAAGACCATGCCTGTGTATGTCGAACAAGGCATCCTCGGGCTGGAGCGGATCTATATCAATGGCGGCCGGCGCGGCTACCTGGTCGGTCTCGATCCGGCCGTTCTCCCTACGATACTCCCGGTGACCGCTGTATCATGCGCGCTGGCCGGACAATAG
- a CDS encoding rubredoxin, whose product MCLICGWIYDEAEGLPEEGIAAGTRWDQVPMNWTCPECGARKEDFEMVAV is encoded by the coding sequence ATGTGCCTGATCTGTGGCTGGATCTACGACGAGGCCGAAGGCCTGCCGGAAGAGGGCATCGCCGCCGGCACCCGCTGGGACCAGGTGCCGATGAACTGGACCTGCCCGGAATGCGGCGCGCGCAAGGAAGACTTTGAAATGGTCGCGGTTTAA